The Bacteroides acidifaciens genome includes a region encoding these proteins:
- a CDS encoding DUF1349 domain-containing protein — MKHLKIKIMSIALLAITTSVMGQSLNKMNWLNEPQQWEIKEGNTLVMDVPAKTDFWRISHYGFTVDDGPFYYATYGGEFEVKVKITGNYVTTFDQMGLMLRIDHENWIKTGVEFVDGKQNISTVVTHRTSDWSVVQLPDAPRSIWIKAVRRLDAVEVFFSRDDKEYIMTRICWLQDNCPVMVGLMGACPDGKGFTAIFEEFKVTPLADQRRLEWAKKQQNK; from the coding sequence ATGAAACATTTAAAAATCAAAATCATGTCAATAGCCTTATTGGCAATAACAACATCTGTTATGGGACAAAGTCTGAACAAAATGAACTGGCTGAACGAGCCTCAACAATGGGAGATAAAAGAAGGTAACACTCTAGTTATGGACGTACCTGCCAAAACCGATTTTTGGCGAATCTCTCATTATGGATTTACAGTAGATGACGGACCTTTCTACTATGCTACGTATGGTGGGGAATTCGAGGTAAAAGTAAAGATTACCGGTAACTACGTGACCACTTTCGACCAAATGGGACTGATGCTTCGCATTGACCATGAGAATTGGATAAAGACAGGAGTGGAATTTGTTGATGGCAAACAGAATATAAGTACCGTAGTGACACATCGAACCAGCGACTGGAGTGTAGTGCAGTTACCGGATGCCCCACGTTCTATTTGGATAAAAGCAGTCCGTCGGCTAGATGCCGTAGAAGTTTTCTTCTCACGTGATGACAAGGAATATATAATGACACGTATCTGCTGGCTACAGGATAACTGTCCGGTTATGGTAGGCTTGATGGGCGCTTGTCCTGACGGCAAGGGGTTTACTGCCATATTCGAGGAATTCAAAGTAACCCCGTTAGCAGATCAACGAAGATTGGAATGGGCAAAGAAGCAACAGAATAAGTAA
- the hemW gene encoding radical SAM family heme chaperone HemW translates to MAGIYLHIPFCKTRCIYCDFYSTTRSELKSRYVQALCRELEIRKEYLKGENIETVYFGGGTPSQLEEGDFRQLFETIQKCYGMESCREITLEANPDDLSKEYLQMLSTLPFNRLSMGIQTFDDTTLKLLKRRHDARTAIEAVGRCRQAGFSNISIDLIYGLPGETKERWESDLRQAIDLNVEHISAYHLIYEEDTPIYKMLKQHQVSEVDEDSSLEFFTLLIERLQKAGFEHYEISNFCRPGKYSRHNTSYWKGIPYLGCGPSAHSFDGMTREWNVSSIDLYIKGIEENRRAFDIEQLDQATRYNEFIITTIRTVWGTPIEKLKQTFGNELWEYCRKMAAPYLENGKLEEHEGALRLTREGIFISDSIMSDLLWVD, encoded by the coding sequence ATGGCAGGTATCTATCTTCATATTCCTTTCTGCAAGACCCGTTGCATCTATTGCGATTTCTACTCAACTACACGCAGCGAACTGAAATCACGCTACGTACAGGCACTTTGCCGAGAATTGGAAATACGGAAAGAATATTTGAAAGGAGAAAACATAGAAACCGTTTACTTCGGTGGCGGGACTCCGTCGCAATTGGAAGAAGGAGATTTCAGACAACTATTCGAAACCATACAAAAGTGCTATGGAATGGAATCTTGCCGCGAAATCACTCTGGAAGCCAATCCGGACGACTTATCAAAGGAATATCTGCAAATGTTGTCTACTCTCCCATTCAACCGCCTCAGTATGGGAATACAGACTTTCGATGACACTACCCTCAAATTACTGAAACGCCGCCATGATGCCCGAACCGCCATCGAAGCCGTCGGCAGATGCCGGCAAGCCGGATTCAGCAATATCAGCATCGACCTTATATATGGACTGCCGGGAGAAACGAAAGAGCGTTGGGAGAGCGATCTCCGGCAGGCTATCGACCTGAATGTGGAGCATATCTCTGCCTATCACTTGATTTACGAAGAAGATACACCTATATATAAGATGTTGAAGCAGCACCAGGTATCCGAAGTAGACGAAGATTCCAGCCTGGAGTTTTTTACGTTGCTGATAGAGCGTCTGCAAAAAGCAGGATTCGAGCATTATGAAATCTCTAATTTCTGCCGTCCCGGCAAATACTCCCGCCACAACACTTCGTATTGGAAAGGGATACCCTACCTTGGCTGCGGACCATCAGCACACTCTTTCGACGGAATGACACGGGAATGGAATGTTTCATCCATTGACCTATATATAAAAGGTATAGAGGAGAACCGACGCGCTTTCGATATCGAGCAACTGGATCAAGCCACCCGTTACAATGAATTTATCATCACTACCATACGCACAGTGTGGGGCACTCCCATAGAAAAGCTAAAGCAGACATTTGGCAATGAACTATGGGAGTACTGCCGGAAGATGGCCGCGCCCTATCTGGAAAATGGAAAACTGGAAGAGCACGAGGGCGCTTTGCGCCTGACTCGTGAAGGTATTTTCATTTCCGACAGTATAATGAGTGATTTGCTTTGGGTGGATTAA
- a CDS encoding SDR family NAD(P)-dependent oxidoreductase, with the protein MKKILIIGATSGIGRGLAEAYVQEDCLIGITGRRENLLQEICAQDKDKLFYQVCDITDMQTTIQCLETLVQEMGGMDILIICAGTGELNPELSYQLEEPTLLTNVIGFTNIADWGFRYFEQQESGHLVTISSVGGTRGSGIAPAYNASKAYQINYMEGLRQKATKSPYPIHTTDVRPGFVDTAMAKGEGLFWVTPVDKAVKQIKEAIHKKKKVAFISKRWKYVALLFRLIPSAIYCRM; encoded by the coding sequence ATGAAGAAAATACTAATTATAGGCGCAACTTCCGGTATTGGCCGCGGGCTGGCGGAAGCATATGTTCAAGAAGATTGCCTCATCGGCATTACAGGTCGCAGAGAAAACCTGCTACAAGAGATATGCGCCCAAGACAAAGACAAACTATTCTATCAAGTATGCGACATCACCGACATGCAGACTACCATTCAGTGTTTGGAAACACTCGTGCAAGAAATGGGTGGAATGGATATACTGATAATCTGTGCCGGCACGGGAGAGCTCAATCCCGAACTTTCTTATCAACTGGAAGAACCGACTTTATTGACCAACGTAATAGGATTCACCAACATAGCCGATTGGGGATTCCGTTACTTTGAACAACAAGAGAGCGGGCATTTAGTCACCATTTCTTCCGTAGGCGGTACACGTGGTAGCGGCATCGCACCTGCCTACAATGCATCAAAAGCCTATCAAATCAACTATATGGAAGGACTACGGCAGAAAGCCACCAAATCCCCCTATCCTATTCATACGACAGATGTCCGTCCGGGGTTTGTAGATACAGCGATGGCTAAAGGAGAGGGACTGTTTTGGGTAACTCCTGTTGATAAAGCTGTGAAACAAATAAAAGAGGCTATTCATAAGAAGAAAAAAGTAGCATTTATCTCAAAAAGATGGAAATACGTAGCCCTACTATTTCGCTTGATACCGTCAGCTATTTATTGCCGGATGTAG
- a CDS encoding response regulator transcription factor, with protein MDVLQKEIDEVYATQLITNEVLDKGIVEQHRHFIRSLTGINGGCAVISDLSNRKSYVTVHPWAHFLGLTQEEAALSVIDSMDEDCIYRRIHPEDLVEKRLLEYKFFQKTFAMSPEERLKYRGRCRLRMKNENGEYQYIDNLVQIMENTPSGSVWLIFCLYTLSADQRMEQGIYPTITHMERGEVETLFLSEEHRNILSEREKEILRCIRKGLSSKEIAATLYISVNTVNRHRQNILEKLSVGNSIEACRAAELMKLL; from the coding sequence ATGGACGTATTACAAAAGGAAATTGATGAGGTTTATGCTACGCAACTGATAACCAATGAGGTATTAGACAAAGGAATTGTGGAGCAACATCGGCATTTTATCCGTTCATTGACGGGGATTAATGGCGGATGTGCTGTAATTTCTGACCTTTCGAACCGCAAAAGCTATGTAACAGTTCATCCGTGGGCGCATTTTCTGGGATTAACTCAGGAAGAGGCCGCTTTAAGCGTTATTGATTCGATGGATGAGGATTGCATCTATCGGCGAATTCATCCGGAAGATTTGGTAGAGAAACGCTTGTTGGAATATAAGTTTTTTCAGAAAACTTTTGCCATGTCTCCTGAAGAACGGTTGAAGTATAGAGGAAGGTGCAGGCTGCGTATGAAGAATGAGAACGGAGAATATCAGTACATAGATAATCTGGTTCAAATCATGGAAAATACTCCTTCCGGGAGTGTTTGGCTGATTTTTTGTCTTTATACTTTGTCGGCAGACCAACGGATGGAACAAGGGATATATCCGACCATTACCCATATGGAACGCGGGGAGGTGGAAACACTCTTCCTTTCAGAAGAACATCGCAATATCTTGTCTGAACGTGAAAAGGAAATACTTCGCTGCATACGCAAAGGGTTGTCAAGTAAAGAGATAGCAGCTACTCTCTATATTAGTGTGAATACAGTCAACCGACACCGACAGAATATATTGGAGAAACTTTCTGTCGGAAATTCGATTGAAGCATGCCGGGCGGCTGAGTTGATGAAATTGTTATAA
- a CDS encoding DUF2027 domain-containing protein, giving the protein MKIGDKVRFLSEVGGGIVTGFQGKDFVLVEDADGFDIPMPIRECVVVETDDYNMKRKPSSSTPKSEEPAKPSKPEMPVIQRYPEVRGGDTLNVFLAYVPEDAKAMMTTPFETYLVNDSNYYLYYTYLSAEGKAWKNRSHGLVEPNTKLLLEEFTKDMLNEMERVAVQLIAFKDGKPAAIKPAASVEIRIDTVKFYKLHTFSNSDFFEEPALIYNIVKDDMPAKQVYVSAEEIQIALLQKKSVDKPKSQPIVKPNHAHGGKSGIVEIDLHIDSLLDDTQGMGNAEILNYQLDKFREVMENYKNKREQKIVFIHGKGDGVLRKAILDELKRKYSNCRYQDASFQEYGFGATMVTIR; this is encoded by the coding sequence ATGAAAATAGGAGATAAAGTACGCTTTCTCAGTGAGGTAGGCGGTGGAATCGTAACTGGATTCCAGGGAAAGGATTTTGTTTTGGTGGAAGATGCGGACGGATTCGACATTCCTATGCCGATACGTGAGTGTGTGGTGGTTGAAACAGATGATTATAATATGAAGCGAAAACCGAGTTCCTCGACTCCGAAGTCGGAAGAGCCTGCTAAGCCCTCAAAACCGGAAATGCCTGTCATTCAGCGTTATCCCGAAGTGCGTGGGGGAGATACGTTGAATGTATTTCTTGCTTACGTGCCCGAGGATGCAAAGGCTATGATGACCACTCCTTTCGAAACTTATTTGGTGAACGATAGTAATTATTATTTGTACTATACCTATTTGAGCGCGGAAGGAAAAGCTTGGAAAAACCGTTCGCATGGTCTGGTGGAACCGAATACAAAATTGCTGTTGGAAGAGTTTACGAAAGATATGTTGAATGAAATGGAACGGGTGGCTGTACAACTGATAGCTTTCAAGGACGGTAAGCCTGCGGCTATCAAACCAGCTGCCAGCGTAGAGATACGGATCGATACTGTGAAATTCTACAAACTGCATACATTCAGTAATTCCGACTTCTTTGAAGAACCAGCTTTGATATATAATATTGTAAAGGATGATATGCCTGCAAAGCAAGTCTATGTCTCAGCCGAAGAAATCCAAATTGCTTTGTTGCAGAAGAAATCGGTAGATAAACCGAAGTCGCAACCTATCGTGAAACCTAACCATGCCCATGGTGGAAAAAGTGGAATTGTTGAAATAGACCTTCACATTGATTCTTTGTTGGATGATACTCAAGGCATGGGGAATGCCGAAATCTTGAATTATCAATTGGACAAGTTTCGTGAAGTGATGGAAAACTATAAAAATAAGCGTGAGCAGAAAATTGTTTTTATACATGGCAAGGGTGATGGAGTACTTCGGAAAGCTATCCTTGATGAACTGAAGCGGAAGTATAGCAATTGCCGTTATCAGGATGCCTCTTTCCAAGAATATGGATTCGGGGCTACGATGGTGACTATTAGATAA
- a CDS encoding 3-phosphoshikimate 1-carboxyvinyltransferase, translated as MRYRLSAPSAIKATIQLPASKSISNRALIINALAESNCTPDNLSDCDDTRVMIKALTQNEETIDIMAAGTAMRFLTAYLSVTPGERIITGTIRMQQRPIQILVNALRELGAEISYTNNEGFPPLRIKGAELKGNEIALKGNVSSQYISALLMIAPALKNGLVLHLSGEIISRPYINLTLQLMQDFGAKAAWTSSDSISVAPQSYTSIPFTVESDWSAASYWYQITALSQKTEIELLGLFRNSYQGDSRGAEVFSRLGITTEFTTKGVKLKKTGKAPESLEEDFIDIPDLAQTFVVTCALMNIPFRFTGLQSLKIKETDRIAALRNELKKLGYLIEEENDSVLMWNGERCEPEETPVIATYEDHRMAMAFAPAIICHPTMQIADPQVVTKSYPGYWEDLKQAGFQIINED; from the coding sequence ATGCGTTATAGACTTTCAGCTCCTTCCGCAATCAAAGCCACAATTCAATTGCCGGCTTCCAAGAGTATCAGTAACCGTGCACTCATTATCAATGCATTGGCAGAAAGCAACTGTACTCCTGACAATCTATCCGATTGCGACGATACACGCGTGATGATAAAAGCCCTCACCCAAAATGAAGAAACAATTGACATCATGGCTGCCGGAACCGCCATGCGCTTTCTGACAGCCTATTTGAGTGTTACACCGGGAGAACGGATAATCACAGGCACAATACGCATGCAACAACGCCCCATACAAATATTGGTCAATGCCCTTCGTGAACTGGGAGCGGAAATAAGCTATACCAATAATGAGGGATTCCCCCCTTTACGCATAAAAGGTGCAGAACTGAAAGGGAACGAGATTGCGCTGAAAGGAAATGTCAGCTCCCAATACATTTCAGCTTTACTGATGATAGCTCCGGCACTTAAAAACGGTCTGGTGTTGCATCTGAGCGGTGAGATTATTTCACGCCCTTACATCAACCTTACATTACAATTAATGCAGGACTTCGGTGCAAAAGCAGCATGGACTTCTTCAGACAGCATCTCCGTAGCTCCACAATCTTATACAAGCATTCCGTTTACAGTGGAGAGTGATTGGAGCGCAGCTTCTTATTGGTATCAAATTACAGCATTATCCCAAAAAACTGAAATTGAGTTATTGGGATTATTCCGTAACAGTTATCAGGGAGACAGCCGTGGAGCGGAAGTATTCTCGCGGTTAGGAATAACTACAGAATTTACCACCAAAGGAGTTAAACTCAAAAAGACAGGGAAAGCACCGGAAAGCCTGGAAGAAGACTTCATTGACATACCTGATTTGGCACAGACCTTTGTCGTCACTTGTGCCTTGATGAACATTCCTTTCCGCTTCACAGGACTGCAAAGTCTGAAAATAAAAGAAACCGACCGTATTGCCGCTTTAAGGAATGAACTGAAAAAGCTGGGATACCTAATCGAAGAAGAGAATGACAGCGTATTAATGTGGAACGGCGAACGATGCGAACCGGAAGAAACTCCCGTCATTGCAACATACGAAGACCATCGGATGGCAATGGCATTTGCACCGGCAATAATCTGCCACCCTACTATGCAAATCGCCGACCCGCAAGTCGTTACCAAATCATATCCCGGATACTGGGAAGATTTGAAACAGGCTGGATTTCAGATTATAAACGAAGATTAA
- a CDS encoding lysine exporter LysO family protein, translated as MKGSLIIVSFFIIGTLCGVYHLIPYDFTDSKLSYYALCGLMFCVGISIGNDPNTLKSFRSLNPRLVFLSIMTILGTLAGCAVAGTFMSQRGAVDCMAVGAGFGYYSLSSIFITEYKGPELGTIALLSNIMREIIALLCAPLLVKYFGKLAPISVGGATTMDTTLPIITRYSGKEFVIISIFHGFVVDFSVPFLVTFLCSISF; from the coding sequence ATGAAAGGCAGCCTGATTATTGTTTCTTTCTTCATTATCGGTACTCTCTGCGGAGTTTATCATCTCATTCCATATGATTTCACCGACAGTAAACTCAGTTATTATGCCCTCTGCGGACTGATGTTCTGTGTAGGGATTAGTATCGGCAACGACCCGAACACGCTAAAAAGTTTCCGTTCACTGAATCCCCGACTTGTATTTCTTTCTATCATGACAATACTCGGTACATTAGCAGGATGTGCGGTAGCCGGAACTTTTATGAGCCAACGGGGTGCTGTGGATTGTATGGCTGTAGGAGCAGGATTCGGTTATTATTCGCTCTCCAGTATTTTTATCACCGAATACAAAGGCCCGGAACTGGGAACTATCGCATTACTTTCAAATATCATGCGCGAAATTATAGCTCTGCTGTGTGCTCCATTGCTAGTGAAGTATTTCGGGAAGTTAGCTCCTATCTCTGTGGGAGGAGCTACAACTATGGATACCACTCTTCCTATCATTACCCGATACTCAGGAAAGGAATTTGTAATCATTTCCATCTTTCACGGCTTTGTTGTCGATTTCAGTGTTCCGTTTCTGGTCACGTTCCTTTGCTCAATATCATTTTAA
- a CDS encoding winged helix DNA-binding domain-containing protein, which translates to MKIPDIRLQNQQLLNPLFRKPKELVSWMGAMQAQNYTMVKWAVGMRLKSATIQTVEKALRDGEILRTHVMRPTWHLVVAEDIRWMLKLSAQRIKAANDSFAKGYDLEITDELYAKSYDLLEKILCGNKSLTKQEITEHFCRSGILAEADNHRMTRFMARAEQEGIICSGVDKGGKCTYALLEERVPPMPEVTKDEALARLARSYFRSHAPAVLQDFVWWSGLPISDAKQAIYLIDSELTADQWNGQTWYIHETCRTRGKVSGSLHLLPSYDEYLLGYKDRTDVLPKEHYPKAFTNNGLFYPVILHEGQVAGNWERSIKKKEIELSHSWFTSDICIDEELMNQAKQKFVKFLGQ; encoded by the coding sequence ATGAAGATACCGGATATTCGTTTACAAAATCAGCAGTTGCTGAATCCGCTTTTCCGTAAGCCGAAAGAGTTGGTTTCCTGGATGGGGGCTATGCAGGCGCAAAATTATACGATGGTGAAATGGGCAGTGGGAATGCGGTTGAAGTCGGCAACGATTCAGACTGTGGAGAAGGCTTTGCGAGATGGTGAGATTTTGCGAACACATGTAATGCGTCCGACGTGGCATCTTGTAGTTGCTGAGGATATTCGTTGGATGTTGAAGTTGTCTGCCCAGCGTATTAAGGCTGCTAATGACTCTTTTGCCAAAGGGTATGATTTGGAAATAACTGATGAACTTTATGCTAAAAGTTATGATCTGTTGGAGAAAATTCTTTGTGGAAATAAGAGTCTGACCAAGCAGGAAATTACTGAACACTTTTGTCGTTCGGGGATTCTGGCTGAGGCTGATAATCATCGTATGACCCGGTTTATGGCACGTGCGGAGCAGGAAGGTATTATTTGTAGCGGAGTGGATAAAGGCGGAAAGTGTACTTATGCTCTTTTGGAAGAACGGGTGCCGCCAATGCCGGAAGTTACAAAGGATGAGGCGTTGGCGCGTTTAGCGAGGAGTTATTTTCGTAGCCATGCTCCGGCTGTATTGCAGGATTTCGTTTGGTGGTCCGGGCTGCCTATATCAGATGCAAAGCAGGCTATCTATTTAATAGATTCGGAATTGACGGCGGATCAATGGAATGGGCAGACATGGTATATCCATGAGACGTGCCGGACGCGCGGCAAAGTTTCCGGTAGTTTACATCTTCTTCCTTCATACGATGAGTATCTGTTAGGATACAAAGACCGGACGGATGTTTTGCCAAAAGAGCATTATCCGAAAGCATTTACCAATAATGGTTTGTTTTATCCGGTTATTCTTCATGAGGGACAAGTGGCAGGAAACTGGGAGCGGTCTATCAAGAAAAAAGAGATTGAATTGTCGCATTCGTGGTTTACATCGGATATTTGCATTGATGAGGAGCTTATGAATCAGGCGAAACAGAAATTTGTAAAATTCCTCGGACAGTAG
- a CDS encoding LysO family transporter, with product MFIIIGIMLTGMFTGYLLRSKRLTWIHKIITFLIWTLLFLLGIDVGGNETIIKGLPTLGLEAVIITLAAVIGSTLCAWGLWYLLYIRNKGKETEA from the coding sequence ATGTTTATTATCATCGGAATCATGCTGACAGGGATGTTTACAGGCTATCTCCTACGCAGCAAACGGTTGACATGGATACACAAAATAATTACTTTTCTGATATGGACGCTGCTATTCCTGCTCGGAATTGATGTAGGCGGAAACGAAACGATCATCAAAGGACTGCCTACTCTCGGACTGGAAGCTGTCATCATCACTCTAGCCGCTGTCATAGGAAGTACCCTATGCGCATGGGGGCTATGGTACTTGTTATATATAAGGAATAAAGGAAAGGAGACAGAAGCATGA
- a CDS encoding HAD family hydrolase yields MKEFIKVIAFDADDTLWSNEPFFQKIEKQYTHLLQTYGTSEDISAALFQTEMNNLKYLGYGAKAFTISMIETALRISGQKISGTDIQHIIDLGKSLLEMPIELLPGVKETLKALKERGQYKLVVATKGDLLDQENKLERSGLAPYFDHIEVMSDKTEKEYIRMLNILQITPSELAMVGNSLKSDIQPVLSLGGYGVHIPFEVMWKHEVIDTFTHEHLNQIEKFDELLNLFG; encoded by the coding sequence ATGAAAGAATTTATTAAAGTCATCGCCTTTGACGCAGATGATACCTTGTGGAGCAACGAACCTTTTTTTCAGAAAATAGAAAAGCAATATACCCACCTGTTACAGACTTATGGTACTTCCGAAGATATTTCAGCCGCTTTATTCCAGACGGAAATGAATAATCTGAAATATCTCGGATACGGTGCCAAAGCTTTTACCATTTCCATGATTGAGACTGCTCTACGAATTAGTGGACAAAAGATTTCGGGCACAGATATACAGCATATTATTGATTTAGGAAAATCATTACTAGAAATGCCTATTGAGTTATTGCCCGGAGTAAAAGAAACACTGAAAGCCCTGAAAGAGAGAGGACAATACAAGTTAGTTGTCGCTACAAAAGGAGATTTGCTTGACCAGGAGAACAAACTGGAACGCTCCGGATTAGCTCCCTATTTCGATCACATTGAAGTAATGTCCGATAAAACTGAAAAAGAATATATCCGAATGTTGAATATCCTGCAAATTACTCCTTCAGAACTTGCCATGGTCGGCAATTCCCTGAAATCAGATATTCAACCGGTTCTATCTTTAGGTGGATATGGAGTACATATTCCTTTCGAAGTAATGTGGAAACATGAAGTGATAGATACATTCACACATGAGCATTTGAACCAGATAGAAAAGTTCGATGAATTGCTAAACCTGTTCGGATAA
- a CDS encoding elongation factor G: protein MKVYQTNEIKNIALLGSSGSGKTTLVEAMLFESGVIKRRGSVAAKNTVSDYFPVEQEYGYSVFSTVLHVEWNNKKLNIIDCPGSDDFVGSTVTALNVTDTAIILLNGQYGVEVGTQNHFRYTEKLNKPVIFLVNQLDNEKCDYDNILEQLKEAYGSKVVPIQYPISTGPGFNALIDVLLMKKYSWKPEGGAPMIEDIPAEEMDKAMEMHKALVEAAAENDEGLMEKFFEQESLSEDEMREGIRKGLIARGMFPVFCVCGGKDMGVRRLMEFLGNVVPFVSEMPKVENTEGKEVAPDSNGPESLYFFKTSVEPHIGEVSYFKVMSGKVHEGDDLLNADRGSKERIAQIYVVAGGNRVKVEELQAGDIGAAVKLKDVKTGNTLNGKDCDYKFNFIKYPNSKYTRAIKPVNEADVEKMMTILNRMREEDPTWVIEQSKELKQTLVHGQGEFHLRTLKWRLENNEKLQIKYEEPKIPYRETITKPSRADYRHKKQSGGAGQFGEVHLIVEPYKEGMPVPETYKFNGQEFKITVRGTEEIPLEWGGKLVFINSIVGGSIDARFLPAIMKGIMSRMEQGPLTGSYARDVRVIVYDGKMHPVDSNEISFMLAGRNAFSEAFKNAGPKILEPIYDVEVFVPSDRMGDVMGDLQGRRAMIMGMSSEKGFEKLVAKVPLKEMSSYSTALSSLTGGRASFIMKFSSYELVPTDVQDKLIKDFEAKQTEE from the coding sequence ATGAAAGTATATCAGACTAATGAAATCAAGAACATAGCCTTGTTGGGAAGTTCTGGCTCTGGGAAAACCACTCTCGTGGAAGCGATGCTTTTCGAGAGTGGTGTTATAAAACGTCGCGGTTCTGTTGCCGCTAAAAACACTGTTAGTGATTATTTCCCTGTTGAACAAGAGTATGGTTACTCCGTTTTCTCCACCGTTCTCCATGTAGAATGGAACAATAAAAAGCTTAATATCATTGACTGTCCGGGTTCGGACGACTTCGTAGGCAGTACAGTAACTGCATTAAATGTGACCGACACAGCAATTATTCTTCTCAATGGCCAATATGGCGTCGAAGTCGGTACGCAAAATCATTTCCGATATACAGAAAAATTGAATAAGCCAGTTATTTTTCTAGTCAACCAGCTTGATAATGAAAAATGCGACTATGATAATATCCTTGAGCAACTGAAAGAAGCTTATGGTTCTAAAGTTGTTCCTATCCAATATCCTATTAGTACAGGGCCAGGCTTTAATGCTTTGATTGACGTACTGTTGATGAAGAAATATTCATGGAAACCTGAAGGCGGTGCCCCGATGATTGAAGATATTCCGGCAGAAGAAATGGACAAGGCGATGGAAATGCATAAGGCATTGGTAGAAGCCGCAGCCGAAAATGACGAAGGTCTGATGGAAAAATTCTTCGAGCAGGAATCTCTTTCGGAAGACGAAATGCGTGAAGGTATCCGCAAAGGGTTGATTGCTAGAGGAATGTTTCCCGTATTTTGCGTTTGTGGCGGTAAAGACATGGGTGTCCGTCGCTTGATGGAATTTTTGGGTAATGTAGTTCCTTTTGTTTCAGAAATGCCGAAGGTAGAGAATACGGAAGGTAAAGAAGTGGCTCCTGATTCGAACGGACCCGAATCCCTTTATTTTTTCAAGACAAGCGTAGAACCGCATATCGGTGAAGTCTCTTATTTTAAGGTAATGAGCGGCAAAGTCCATGAAGGCGATGATTTGCTGAACGCTGACCGTGGTTCGAAAGAACGTATTGCGCAGATTTATGTGGTGGCCGGTGGCAACCGTGTGAAAGTAGAAGAATTGCAGGCCGGTGATATTGGCGCTGCCGTGAAACTGAAAGATGTGAAGACCGGTAATACACTGAATGGCAAGGATTGCGATTATAAATTCAACTTTATCAAATATCCGAATTCCAAATATACCCGTGCCATCAAACCGGTGAATGAGGCGGATGTGGAAAAGATGATGACCATCTTGAACCGCATGCGTGAAGAAGACCCGACGTGGGTAATCGAACAATCAAAGGAATTGAAACAGACTTTGGTGCACGGACAGGGTGAATTCCATCTTCGTACATTGAAATGGCGTCTGGAAAACAATGAAAAGCTCCAGATAAAATACGAAGAACCGAAGATTCCGTATCGTGAGACAATCACGAAACCGTCTCGTGCGGACTATCGTCATAAGAAACAATCCGGTGGTGCCGGTCAATTTGGTGAGGTTCATCTGATTGTAGAGCCTTATAAAGAAGGTATGCCTGTACCCGAAACTTACAAGTTCAACGGACAGGAATTTAAGATTACCGTAAGAGGTACGGAAGAAATTCCATTGGAATGGGGGGGAAAACTTGTATTTATCAATAGTATTGTAGGCGGTTCTATTGACGCCCGTTTCCTGCCTGCTATTATGAAAGGTATTATGTCTCGTATGGAGCAGGGGCCGTTGACCGGTTCGTATGCCCGTGATGTGCGTGTCATTGTTTATGATGGCAAGATGCACCCGGTAGATTCTAATGAAATCTCCTTTATGCTTGCCGGACGTAATGCTTTTAGCGAAGCGTTCAAGAATGCAGGGCCGAAGATTCTGGAACCGATTTATGATGTGGAAGTGTTCGTGCCGTCCGACAGGATGGGAGATGTGATGGGTGACCTTCAGGGACGCCGTGCCATGATTATGGGTATGAGTAGTGAGAAGGGCTTCGAGAAGCTGGTTGCTAAAGTACCTTTGAAGGAAATGTCCTCTTACTCAACGGCACTTAGTTCGTTGACAGGCGGACGTGCTTCATTCATCATGAAATTCTCTAGTTATGAGCTTGTTCCGACGGATGTTCAGGATAAGCTAATTAAAGATTTCGAGGCTAAACAAACCGAAGAATAA